The nucleotide sequence CTGGCTGCCCTGCGGCAGGACAATGTCACGGCGCCGATCCCGGTGATCCTCATGACGGGCCAGGCTGATACCGCCGGCATGCGTCAGGGCATGGAACTCGGAGCGGACGATTACCTTTCAAAGCCGTTCAGCGTGCCACAATTGCTGGCAGCCGTAAATGCAAGGTTGAAGAAACACCAAACCGTGCGTGAGCTCGCCGAACGAAAGCTCGCCGACCTTCGGGCCAACATCAGTCTGGCGCTGCCCCACGAGTTGCTCACTCCGCTGAACGGCATCCTCGGGTTCTCCGACATTTTGATCACCGACCATACACATTTGCAGCCCGGGGAAATTGTCTCGATGGCGGAGGCGATTCAGGATTCGGCCCGGCGGTTGCACCGTTTGATAGAGAATTTTCTGATCTTCGCACAGATCGAATTGTTGCAGGCCGACCAATTGCACGCTCTCCGGGAGGGCCAGACTCTGGATCTGCGCAAACCGATCGAGCGCGTTTCGCGCGTGCGCGCGGAACGGGTCGGGCGCATGAGTGACCTCATCCTCGAATTGTGCGACGCCTCGGCTGCCGTCACGGAGGATTACTTCACCAAAATCGTCGATGAGCTTTTGGAAAACGCCTTCAAATTTTCCTCGCCAGGAAGTCCGGTGCAGGTTCAGAGCGTGGCGGGGAATGGTAATTT is from Candidatus Angelobacter sp. and encodes:
- a CDS encoding hybrid sensor histidine kinase/response regulator: MPKILVIDDDPALREVIVFSLEHAGFEVIQADNGIIGVQLASAQMPDLILCDVRMEKMDGYRTLAALRQDNVTAPIPVILMTGQADTAGMRQGMELGADDYLSKPFSVPQLLAAVNARLKKHQTVRELAERKLADLRANISLALPHELLTPLNGILGFSDILITDHTHLQPGEIVSMAEAIQDSARRLHRLIENFLIFAQIELLQADQLHALREGQTLDLRKPIERVSRVRAERVGRMSDLILELCDASAAVTEDYFTKIVDELLENAFKFSSPGSPVQVQSVAGNGNFVLRITDRGRGMKVEHISEVGAYMQFERKIYEQQGSGLGLTIAKRLTELHGGQMNIQSELGVGTTVEVSLPCLAGEQ